A genome region from Rutidosis leptorrhynchoides isolate AG116_Rl617_1_P2 unplaced genomic scaffold, CSIRO_AGI_Rlap_v1 contig26, whole genome shotgun sequence includes the following:
- the LOC139882349 gene encoding protein ACCUMULATION AND REPLICATION OF CHLOROPLASTS 3, chloroplastic-like: MAISMELAVLTNFTSLSSKQIFHDYCFFRPPKLLFGRLHCNTKRLAQVRMVSEENNSSSSSLESNRDSNDGDELWREDSELVEVICIGSRKDSVLEFCLDSPLQSSSSLRFWNIVTKEPGNVQLHQRTLGNDNMPKIVDASSYLQSSPNPKAIILVASAGYGLDHVTAIDMLKTMKSRNGLAVAIILKPFSFEGKRRQDEVKHLIGSWLPFADIQTDALLKKDLVTLTEALRTANAAFLLAINSISVLISESQRRFLDAPLSSLKELHASEAIKILDSYKEAKVGFGAGYNIKSSILQAVFDCPFIGTGLKDLNGTVMCTIASSAVICNSDLHSFLQTLRETTGYTKDLIISTIHEPNLEPNRLVTTIIIMSCAEQKSSPKSTIYSRLAKHAPFVFNLLKGNRQPNAESKEDVPGSALASEGSSLIESGDAANEVVEESSSIVLGNYLEEVPPELSSNDGNVNASWSSNSYDQLSTGTPAFQRDSGIGWNLGPAYQIAQDWAKERTVNTRGTSMHNNLSIFCLPVGVRPSEDLKDDVNGSYNEEHDDSKPEDDTKDRSLNKLSILSLGRFTDVGVEAIKGFRDTASNLTRKKPNDVPKKQGVLSARAASMLEAERDTFNKKWNPVVEMQYRGGVYKGRCQGGLPEGKGCLTLGDGSIYDGTWHSGTRSGVGTFYFSNGDVFQGSWRDDVIHGKGWYYFHTGDRWFANFWKGKANGEGRFYSKLGDVFFGHFQDGWRHGRFLCIDVDGARFVEVWDEGVLISRKEQDSDTTS; this comes from the exons ATGGCAATTTCAATGGAGCTTGCTGTCTTGACAAACTTCACTTCGCTTTCGTCCAAGCAGATTTTCCATGACTACTGCTTCTTTCGtcctccaaagttgttatttggacGATTACACTGTAATACGAAGCGTTTAGCTCAGGTTAGAATGGTGAGCGAAGAGAAtaactcttcttcttcttcattggaGTCGAATCGAGACAGTAACGACGGAGATGAATTATGGAGAGAAGATTCGGAGCTTGTTGAAGTAATTTGCATTGGAAGCAGGAAAGATTCAGTGCTCGAATTCTGCTTGGATTCACCTCTTCAGTCTTCGTCGTCACTGCGATTCTG GAATATTGTTACCAAGGAACCCGGGAATGTGCAATTGCATCAAAGGACTCTTGGAAATG ATAATATGCCGAAGATTGTTGATGCATCATCGTATCTGCAATCATCTCCAAACCCAAAGGCTATTATACTT GTGGCAAGTGCTGGATATGGCTTAGATCATGTTACAGCAATAGATATGCTCAAAACTATGAAGTCCAGAAATGGGTTAGCAGTAGCTATTATTCTGAAGCCTTTCAGCTTTGAAGGAAAAAGGCGCCAAGACGAG GTCAAACATCT CATAGGTTCTTGGTTGCCATTTGCAGATATTCAGACCGATGCACTTTTGAAAAAGGATTTGGTTACTCTAACTGAAGCTCTGAGAACTGCCAATGCTGCATTCTTATTGGCTATAAATTCAATATCTGTTCTTATATCT GAGAGTCAAAGAAGATTTTTGGATGCACCACTAAGTAGTTTGAAAGAACTACACGCTTCAGAAGCTATTAAA ATTCTGGATAGCTACAAGGAAGCAAAGGTAGGATTCGGAGCTGGATACAACATTAAATCTTCAATTTTGCAAGCTGTATTTGACTGCCCTTTTATTGGTACTGGTTTGAAG GACCTAAATGGAACGGTCATGTGCACTATTGCAAGTTCAGCTGTGATCTGCAATAGCGATTTACATTCATTTTTACAAACTCTCCGTGAAACTACTGGATATACAAAGGACCTTATAATATCTACTATTCATGAACCTAATTTGGAGCCCAACCGTCTtgttactacaattattattatgag CTGTGCTGAACAAAAATCTTCACCGAAGAGTACCATTTATTCCAGACTAGCCAAGCATGCCCCTTTTGTCTTTAATCTTTTGAAAGGAAACCGTCAGCCAAATGCTGAAAGTAAGGAAGATGTACCTGGAAGTGCATTAGCATCAGAGGGTTCAAGTTTAATTGAATCTGGTGATGCGGCAAATGAAGTTGTGGAAGAGAGTAGCAGCATAGTTCTCGGCAATTACTTGGAGGAAGTTCCGCCAGAATTGAGCAGCAATGACGGCAATGTCAATGCTTCATGGTCGTCCAATTCTTATGATCAACTGAGTACAG GGACACCAGCTTTTCAAAGAGATTCTGGAATTGGGTGGAACTTGGGGCCCGCATACCAGATTGCCCAGGATTGGGCCAAAGAGAGGACTGTTAACACTAGAGGCACTTCCATGCATAATAACTTGAGCATCTTTTGCCTCCCTGTCGGTGTCAGACCTTCAGAAGATTTGAAAGACGACGTCAATGGCTCATATAATGAAGAGCATGATGACTCTAAACCTGAAGATGATACAAAAGACCGATCTCTTAATAAGTTGAGTATACTTTCCTTGGGTAGGTTTACTGATGTGGGTGTTGAAGCAATAAAAGGATTTCGTGATACTGCATCAAACCTAACAAGGAAAAAACCTAATGATGTTCCCAAGAAGCAAGGAGTTCTTTCAGCTCGTGCAGCATCTATGCTG GAAGCTGAACGTGACACGTTTAATAAGAAGTGGAATCCTGTCGTTGAGATGCAGTACAGAGGTGGAGTCTATAAGGGACGATGCCAAGGTGGACTTCCTGAAGGGAAG GGGTGCCTGACACTTGGAGATGGAAGCATATATGATGGTACTTGGCACTCTGGTACGAGATCAGGTGTCGGCACATTTTACTTCAGTAATGGAGATGTCTTCCAGGGATCCTGGAGGGATGATGTGATTCACGGGAAG GGTTGGTATTATTTTCACACTGGGGACAGATGGTTTGCTAACTTTTGGAAAGGAAAGGCAAATGGTGAAGGACGTTTCTATTCAAAGTTGGGTGATGTATTCTTCGGCCATTTCCAAGATGGCTGGAGACACGGCCGGTTCCTCTGCATTGATGTTGATGGAGCaag GTTTGTTGAGGTTTGGGATGAAGGTGTGCTTATTAGCCGGAAGGAACAAGATTCCGATACAACTTCTTGA
- the LOC139882348 gene encoding uncharacterized protein At4g15970: protein MLVFEKLLLLSRRTTPRPHHRRRPHLGRSRSSAGISSFSSFRSSSDALPLSSSATDTSSAAASTMLSGFSSRGRTLISVVAIIVCCFFLYHATVSERFNSSTVSLFDSFLQENEESKLDRVLKSAAMKSRTVILTTLNEAWATQNSVIDLFLESFRNGVGTRKLLKHLVIIALDEKAYNRCLLVHSHCYALVTEGVDFNKEAYFMTPSYLKMMWRRIDLLRSVLEMGYNFVFTDADIMWFRDPFPRFYDDADFQIACDQFLGDPDEILNRPNGGFNYVKSNNRTIEFYKFWYFSRETYPEYHDQDVFNRIKYDPFIDDIGLTIKFLDTTYFGGLCEPSKDLNLVCTMHANCCFGLESKLIDLRVMLEDWKTFKSWPLSLKRSLMYSWNVPQNCR, encoded by the exons ATGTTAGTGTTTGAGAAGTTACTGTTACTCTCTCGCCGTACCACCCCACGGCCTCACCACCGGCGGCGGCCTCATCTCGGTCGGTCCCGCTCCTCCGCCGGTATTTCTTCATTTTCATCCTTCCGATCATCTTCCGACGCCTTGCCTCTCTCCTCTTCTGCCACCGACACCTCCTCCGCCGCGGCTTCCACCATGCTGTCCGGATTCAGCTCGCGCGGCCGCACCTTAATCTCCGTCGTCGCCATTATCGTATGCTGTTTCTTTCTCTATCACGCCACCGTCTCTGAGCGTTTCAATTCCTCCACTGTTTCCTTGTTCGATTCATTCCTTCAG GAGAATGAGGAATCCAAGCTGGATAGAGTTTTGAAAAGTGCAGCAATGAAAAGCAGAACTGTTATTCTAACAACTTTGAATGAAGCATGGGCCACTCAGAATTCAGTCATAGATCTCTTCCTTGAGAGCTTTAGAAATGGAGTAGGCACCCGTAAGCTTTTGAAGCACTTAGTAATTATTGCACTAGATGAGAAGGCTTACAATCGGTGTCTGTTGGTACATTCTCATTGCTATGCTCTTGTCACTGAGGGTGTTGATTTTAATAAGGAAGCATACTTTATGACCCCTAGCTACTTAAAGATGATGTGGAGAAGGATTGATTTACTTCGCTCTGTTCTTGAGATGGGATACAATTTTGTTTTTACG GATGCTGATATCATGTGGTTTAGAGATCCATTCCCGCGGTTTTATGACGATGCAGATTTTCAAATTGCTTGTGATCAATTTCTAGGGGACCCTGATGAGATACTCAACAGACCAAATGGAGGGTTTAACTATGTAAAATCCAATAACCGTACTATAGAATTTTACAAGTTCTGGTATTTCTCCCGGGAGACATACCCTGAATACCATGACCAGGATGTCTTTAACAGGATAAAGTATGATCCTTTTATCGACGATATTGGACTGACGATTAAATTTTTGGATACCACTTACTTTGGTGGGCTTTGTGAACCCAGCAAAGATTTGAATTTAGTTTGTACAATGCATGCAAATTGCTGCTTTGGTCTGGAAAGCAAGCTTATTGACCTTAGAGTTATGCTTGAGGACTGGAAAACCTTCAAATCTTGGCCACTGAGTTTGAAAAGGTCATTGATGTATTCGTGGAATGTCCCGCAAAATTGCAGGTAA
- the LOC139882355 gene encoding protein indeterminate-domain 4, chloroplastic-like encodes MAAASSSPFFGIREENQIQMIHQQQLMSSSTPTNSNISSAPNSSSAPLPPKKKRNQPGNPNPDAEVIALSPKTLMATNRFICEVCNKGFQREQNLQLHRRGHNLPWKLKQKSTKEVRKKVYLCPEPTCVHHDPSRALGDLTGIKKHFSRKHGEKKWKCEKCSKRYAVQSDWKAHSKTCGTREYRCDCGTLFSRRDSFITHRAFCDALAQESVRNPTSIHTIGGSHHLFGNNHMSLGLSQIGSNISHDHPSTHLLRLGGGAPKFEHLNLPPSNPSNGFFMHDPNQAFQDHQSFANNKSSSSSLHGLMQLHELQSGGTNLNNPNSSSNLFNLGFFSNNNSNPNSESANNSGLLSPNHQFSNTNGGGGSQGTTIFSSEMSDSGFYNASMQHESMSPHMSATALLQKAAQMGSTTSSNNTSSSLLRGLAGSSSSRGKSPPLMSSNFGSQFGGENGNNTNLQGLMNSLANGFGGGNGQDNSLMMSSFNGGGINSIDHHQNNSNFVNEPNKMNVNLGGASIGGSDKLTLDFLGVGGMRNIGGGFSQSDQHAINNNINSLNSQLK; translated from the exons ATGGCTGCTGCTTCATCCTCACCGTTCTTTGGAATCAGAGAAGAAAATCAAATACAAATGATACATCAACAACAGCTTATGAGCTCATCCACTCCAACTAATTCCAATATTTCTTCAGCTCCAAACTCATCCTCAGCTCCTCTTCCTCCAAAGAAGAAAAGAAATCAACCTGGAAATCCAA ATCCAGATGCAGAAGTGATAGCACTATCTCCCAAGACACTAATGGCAACAAACAGATTCATATGTGAAGTATGCAACAAAGGTTTCCAAAGAGAACAAAACCTACAACTTCACAGAAGAGGACACAATTTACCTTGGAAGCTTAAGCAGAAAAGTACAAAAGAAGTAAGGAAAAAAGTCTATCTCTGCCCTGAACCCACATGCGTCCACCATGATCCTTCTCGAGCTCTCGGTGACCTCACCGGTATCAAAAAACACTTTTCAAGAAAGCACGGTGAGAAGAAATGGAAGTGCGAAAAGTGTTCCAAGCGTTACGCTGTTCAGTCCGATTGGAAAGCTCATTCGAAGACTTGTGGCACTAGAGAGTATCGTTGTGACTGTGGCACTCTCTTCTCCAG GCGAGATAGTTTTATCACGCACAGGGCGTTTTGTGATGCATTGGCTCAAGAGAGTGTAAGAAACCCAACAAGCATACACACAATTGGAGGGAGTCATCATCTATTTGGAAACAATCACATGAGCTTAGGTCTATCCCAAATTGGTTCCAACATCTCCCACGACCACCCTTCTACCCACCTTTTGCGCCTAGGTGGCGGCGCCCCAAAATTCGAGCACCTTAATCTCCCCCCATCAAATCCTTCTAATGGATTCTTCATGCATGATCCTAACCAAGCTTTTCAAGATCATCAATCTTTTGCAAACAACAAATCTTCGTCGTCGTCACTCCATGGCCTAATGCaacttcatgaacttcaaagtGGGGGTACTAATCTCAATAATCCTAATTCATCTTCAAATCTATTCAATCTCGGATTCTTCTCCAACAACAATAGCAATCCAAATAGTGAGAGTGCCAACAATTCCGGATTGTTAAGCCCTAATCATCAATTCAGCAACACAAATGGCGGAGGTGGCAGCCAAGGGACAACTATATTCTCCAGTGAGATGAGCGATTCGGGTTTCTATAATGCTTCAATGCAACATGAGAGCATGTCTCCCCACATGTCTGCCACCGCATTGCTTCAAAAGGCGGCGCAAATGGGGTCGACTACGAGCAGCAACAACACTAGCTCCAGTCTTTTGAGAGGCCTAGCTGGCTCTTCTTCAAGTAGGGGGAAATCTCCACCACTTATGTCTTCTAACTTTGGCAGCCAATTTGGGGGTGAGAATGGAAACAATACTAATCTCCAAGGACTAATGAATTCTCTTGCAAATGGATTCGGAGGGGGAAATGGACAAGACAATAGCTTGATGATGAGTAGCTTCAATGGAGGTGGGATTAATTCAATTGATCATCATCAAAACAACTCGAATTTTGTGAATGAGCCTAATAAAATGAATGTGAATCTCGGAGGAGCAAGCATTGGTGGATCTGATAAGCTCACTCTGGATTTCCTTGGCGTGGGAGGGATGAGAAATATTGGAGGAGGGTTTTCACAAAGCGATCAACATGCCATCAACAATAATATTAACTCTCTGAACTCACAATTGAAGTAA
- the LOC139882350 gene encoding LOW QUALITY PROTEIN: protein indeterminate-domain 5, chloroplastic-like (The sequence of the model RefSeq protein was modified relative to this genomic sequence to represent the inferred CDS: substituted 1 base at 1 genomic stop codon) — protein MANSSSSSAFFGIRDELDQNQLIMKQQHSSSTPTSSSTPAPAPPPPKKKRNQAGNPNPDAEVIALSPKTLMATNRFICEVCNKGFQREQNLQLHRRGHNLPWKLKQKSTKEVKRKVYLCPEPTCVHHDPSRALGDLTGIKKHYSRKHGEKKFKCEKCSKRYAVQSDWKAHSKTCGTREYRCDCGTLFSRRDSFVTHRAFCDALAQESGTHPTSLTTTGSHLYGGASGGASNMGLGLSQVGNSQISSIQDQNTDMLRLGGGNSRASQLNNIIPMLMGSNGAPGNLFMQEPSQTYQVEHRQGLISSAGKQFPHGMMQFPLDNNNSINLGFLSNSNTSNNSSGSSYDIXLKFMASLLFTGLMTSNGGAFSSNGMMGNDHHHHQMNSSSGGLAPSLFSTSSVQQDHALNTLPHMSATALLQKAAQMGSSSSSNTSASLLRSFGSSSSTNNHNKSSDNINHRQIGNFGGLFDENENNFHDLMNSFASGNATSPLFGHDNNNNNGNNNIPSFRGNDDQQKLTQNMGSDDRLTRDFLGVGQIMRTVSGGGGFSQQNQNQPQNGMTLSSLDGAPPSQQPPPPTSQAFRGTNFN, from the exons atggCCAACTCGTCTTCATCCTCGGCCTTTTTTGGAATCAGAGATGAACTAGATCAAAACCAGTTGATTATGAAGCAGCAACATTCATCATCAACTCCAACTTCTTCTTCAACTCCGGCGCCGgctccaccacctcccaagaaaaaAAGAAACCAAGCTGGAAATCCAA ATCCAGATGCAGAAGTGATAGCACTATCTCCCAAGACACTAATGGCAACAAACAGATTCATATGTGAAGTATGTAACAAAGGTTTCCAAAGAGAACAAAACCTACAACTTCACAGAAGAGGACACAATTTGCCTTGGAAGCTTAAGCAGAAAAGTACAAAAGAAGTTAAGAGGAAAGTCTATCTCTGCCCTGAACCCACTTGCGTCCACCATGACCCTTCTCGAGCTCTCGGTGACCTCACTGGAATTAAGAAACACTATTCCAGAAAACACGGCGAGAAGAAGTTCAAGTGCGAAAAGTGTTCGAAGCGTTACGCTGTTCAGTCAGACTGGAAAGCTCATTCCAAGACTTGTGGCACTAGAGAGTACCGTTGTGATTGTGGCACTCTCTTTTCCAG GAGAGATAGTTTTGTCACTCATAGAGCTTTCTGTGATGCATTGGCTCAAGAAAGTGGTACACATCCAACTTCCTTGACAACAACTGGCAGCCATCTATATGGCGGTGCAAGTGGTGGCGCTTCCAACATGGGGTTAGGACTCTCTCAAGTTGGTAATTCCCAAATTTCTTCAATACAAGACCAAAATACCGACATGTTAAGGCTTGGAGGTGGTAATTCGAGAGCCTCACAATTGAATAACATCATACCAATGTTAATGGGATCTAATGGAGCACCTGGAAACTTGTTTATGCAAGAACCGAGCCAAACTTACCAAGTAGAGCACCGACAAGGCCTAATTTCATCGGCTGGTAAACAATTTCCTCATGGAATGATGCAATTTCCATTGGATAATAACAATTCAATCAATCTCGGATTTTTATCTAATAGCAACACCAGCAACAACTCTTCAG GTAGTAGTTACGATATCTAACTAAAATTTATGGCTTCGTTATTGTTTACAGGGTTGATGACATCCAACGGAGGTGCCTTTTCGAGTAACGGCATGATGGgtaatgatcatcatcatcatcaaatgaaTTCCTCAAGTGGAGGATTGGCACCTTCACTCtttagcacttcttcggtccaacAAGATCATGCCCTAAACACTCTTCCTCACATGTCGGCAACTGCATTGCTTCAAAAAGCAGCGCAAATGGGCTCGTCTTCAAGCAGCAACACGAGCGCTTCTCTTCTCCGAAGTTTTGGGAGCTCATCATCAACGAATAACCACAATAAATCATCGGATAATATTAATCATCGGCAAATTGGCAACTTTGGAGGGCTTTTCGATGAGAATGAAAATAATTTTCATGACCTAATGAACTCGTTCGCTAGTGGAAATGCAACCTCGCCTCTTTTCggccatgataataataataataatggtaataataatattccgaGCTTTCGTGGAAATGATGATCAGCAGAAGTTGACGCAAAATATGGGATCCGATGATAGGTTGACTAGAGATTTTCTTGGTGTTGGTCAAATAATGAGGACTGTGAGTGGTGGTGGAGGGTTTTCTCAACAAAATCAAAATCAACCTCAAAATGGTATGACATTAAGCTCATTGGATGGAGCGCCGCCGTCGCAGCAGCCGCCACCCCCGACAAGTCAAGCTTTTAGAGGTACAAATTTCAACTGA